The following are from one region of the Isoalcanivorax indicus genome:
- a CDS encoding cytochrome c oxidase assembly protein: MSRLPRGALLLGAAGGLLPHAALAHSPLDILGGTEGIPALLSAVALAILWGAYIIGARRLPPKRGEAWYLHAGMLIAALALFGPFDDWAKTSSAMHMTQHMLLMVVIPPLWVLGRPLPQWRAASGDLARPLWQPLLRLARYPLLTALIHGTMIWVWHAPGPYMIAVEHVWWHLLEHLCFLLSGWLFWWSVLRGSAINTGKAMVALLLTLMHTGLLGALLTFAKAPIYDEARSLADQQLAGLIMWVPGGLAYILAISWLGYAWLRRHT, encoded by the coding sequence GTGTCTAGGCTACCCCGCGGTGCGCTGTTGCTCGGTGCCGCCGGCGGGCTTCTGCCGCACGCGGCGCTCGCCCACAGCCCGCTGGATATCCTGGGCGGCACAGAGGGTATCCCGGCGCTGCTCAGCGCCGTGGCACTGGCGATCCTCTGGGGGGCATATATCATCGGCGCGCGACGCCTGCCGCCCAAACGTGGCGAAGCCTGGTATCTGCATGCTGGCATGCTGATCGCAGCACTGGCCCTGTTTGGCCCGTTTGATGACTGGGCCAAGACCAGTTCTGCCATGCACATGACCCAGCACATGCTGCTGATGGTGGTCATCCCGCCTCTGTGGGTACTGGGGCGGCCGCTACCGCAGTGGCGCGCCGCCAGCGGTGATCTGGCGCGCCCCCTGTGGCAACCCCTGTTGCGGCTGGCGCGTTATCCCCTGCTGACGGCGCTGATTCACGGCACCATGATCTGGGTGTGGCATGCGCCCGGGCCCTACATGATTGCCGTGGAGCATGTCTGGTGGCACCTGCTGGAGCATTTATGTTTCCTGCTCAGCGGCTGGCTGTTCTGGTGGTCGGTACTGCGAGGCAGCGCCATCAATACCGGCAAGGCGATGGTGGCGCTGCTGCTGACACTGATGCATACCGGTTTGCTGGGAGCGCTGCTGACGTTTGCCAAGGCCCCGATCTATGACGAGGCACGCAGTCTGGCAGATCAGCAACTGGCGGGGCTGATCATGTGGGTGCCGGGTGGCCTTGCCTATATTCTGGCGATCAGCTGGCTCGGGTATGCCTGGTTGCGACGGCATACCTGA
- a CDS encoding glycerophosphodiester phosphodiesterase: MSEIIWISHRGLHDRHAENSMLAFRAAVDAGFTHLETDLRCTSDGQLVLHHDPHLRRTCGVEANVHDLSIDQIRQARLVDGQPLPLFDEFAERFDRQNWILDIKPETGERTLTLLHDWARRNHALQWLPRKARFLLWRDRHYPLLREYFPEAVTMADRSECRRAGLSVLCGMSQFGNIRRQRTYSVPPRYLGRNLFRRAIIRAYQRHGARVLAFLPETDADIHRALESGAQEILINTRPPLPP; the protein is encoded by the coding sequence ATGAGCGAGATCATCTGGATCAGCCATCGTGGCCTGCACGACCGCCACGCTGAAAACTCGATGCTGGCCTTCCGCGCCGCCGTTGATGCCGGTTTCACGCACCTGGAAACCGACCTGCGCTGCACGTCCGATGGTCAGCTGGTACTGCATCACGACCCGCACTTGCGGCGCACTTGCGGCGTCGAGGCCAATGTCCATGATCTCTCGATAGATCAGATCCGCCAGGCACGCCTGGTGGATGGTCAGCCTCTGCCCCTGTTCGACGAGTTCGCCGAACGCTTTGACCGGCAGAACTGGATTCTGGATATCAAACCGGAAACCGGCGAGCGTACCCTTACCCTGCTACATGACTGGGCGCGCCGCAACCATGCCCTGCAATGGCTGCCTCGCAAGGCACGTTTCCTGTTATGGCGGGACCGGCACTACCCCCTGCTGCGTGAATACTTCCCCGAGGCCGTGACCATGGCAGACCGCAGCGAATGCCGGCGCGCCGGGCTGTCCGTACTGTGCGGCATGAGCCAGTTCGGCAACATCCGGCGCCAACGCACCTACTCGGTGCCGCCACGCTACCTGGGCCGCAACCTGTTCCGGCGTGCGATTATCAGAGCCTATCAGCGACACGGCGCCCGTGTACTGGCGTTCCTGCCGGAAACGGATGCGGATATACACCGCGCCCTGGAAAGTGGCGCCCAGGAAATCCTGATCAACACGCGCCCACCGTTACCCCCTTGA
- the ctaD gene encoding cytochrome c oxidase subunit I, whose protein sequence is MTTTAQTREKVWHNPRGWRALTVVSHTNIGKRFMFTGLFFFLVGGLMAMLMRAQLAFPDQDFMSADIYNQLFTMHGTIMMFLFALPMLEGLGMYLVPKLIGARDLAFPRLGAFGYFCYLFGGLILLSSVVLAMAPASGWFMYTPLSSDVYSPGLNSDFWLLGVTFVEIAAVTAGIELMVSILKTRTAGMSLSRMPLMAWYLLVTSVMVVFGFPPLILGSILLELERAGGLAFFDVARGGDPLLWQHLFWLFGHPEVYIIFLPAAGLISTLIPVFARRPIIGYRALVLAVITTGFISFGLWVHHMFTVGIPKLAQAFFSVASMLVAVPTAVQIFAWLATLWAGQPRFSLPMLWVFGFLVIFVFGGLTGVMLALVPFNWQVHDTHFVVAHMHYVLIGGMLFPLIAGIYYYLPLFTGRMPSMQLGRWGFWLTFIGFNVTFLVMHFTGLMGMPRRVYTYEAGLGWDLPNLISSIGGFIMTAGVAMVLLDLVLHGRFGRKAPANPWRGDTLEWSLPLPPPNWNFDTLPTVTSRHPLPVFSSAEPAPVDNGKIWLPDMTHGRRETLGCDPVSGKPLYTVHLPSNSWWPFVCALSLAALCVLLLVRAYPLAAISAVVSVTLLSAWSWYNGPSKAHALGNTDPDQPPLHFRGLDSPGLWGVNSSLLASGSLFMSMLFGWFYLWTVAPLWQFPAQTPLHWPLLLGVALLCSAASWRYRHLMTPPAHGLTRQLLLIAGAGVLALALLISQLLLAPLAVREQAHDAVLLVMLLYLLMHVGVALLATLLQARRAALGLVSAAVPYELPIVRQLWRYAQLVAWALLLVLIAFPLSWGVY, encoded by the coding sequence ATGACGACAACCGCACAAACCCGCGAAAAGGTGTGGCACAACCCGCGTGGCTGGCGTGCGCTCACCGTGGTCAGCCATACCAACATCGGCAAGCGTTTCATGTTCACCGGGCTGTTCTTTTTCCTGGTGGGTGGCCTGATGGCCATGCTCATGCGCGCGCAGCTTGCCTTCCCCGACCAGGATTTCATGTCGGCAGACATTTATAACCAGCTGTTCACCATGCACGGCACCATCATGATGTTCCTGTTCGCCCTGCCGATGCTGGAGGGGCTGGGCATGTATCTGGTGCCGAAGCTGATCGGCGCGCGCGATCTGGCGTTTCCGCGCCTGGGCGCGTTCGGCTATTTCTGCTACCTGTTCGGTGGCCTGATATTGCTGTCCAGTGTGGTGCTGGCCATGGCACCGGCCAGCGGCTGGTTCATGTACACGCCGCTGAGCAGCGATGTCTATTCCCCGGGGCTGAATTCAGACTTCTGGTTGCTGGGCGTGACCTTTGTCGAGATCGCGGCGGTCACCGCCGGCATCGAACTGATGGTCTCGATTCTGAAAACCCGCACCGCAGGCATGTCGCTGTCGCGCATGCCCTTGATGGCCTGGTATCTGCTGGTCACCTCGGTGATGGTGGTGTTCGGCTTTCCGCCACTGATTCTCGGCAGCATCCTTCTGGAACTCGAGCGCGCTGGCGGGCTGGCGTTTTTCGATGTGGCCCGCGGTGGCGACCCGCTGCTCTGGCAGCACCTGTTCTGGCTGTTCGGGCATCCGGAGGTGTATATCATCTTCCTGCCCGCTGCAGGGCTCATTTCCACACTGATACCCGTGTTTGCGCGACGCCCCATCATCGGCTATCGGGCTTTGGTGCTGGCGGTCATCACCACCGGCTTCATCAGTTTCGGTCTGTGGGTGCACCACATGTTCACCGTTGGCATTCCGAAGCTGGCGCAGGCATTCTTTTCCGTCGCCAGCATGCTGGTGGCGGTGCCCACGGCCGTGCAGATCTTTGCCTGGCTGGCCACCCTGTGGGCCGGTCAGCCCCGGTTCAGTCTGCCGATGCTATGGGTGTTCGGTTTTCTGGTGATCTTCGTTTTCGGCGGCCTCACCGGCGTCATGCTGGCTCTGGTACCCTTCAACTGGCAGGTGCATGACACCCATTTCGTGGTGGCCCACATGCACTATGTGCTGATCGGCGGCATGCTGTTTCCGTTGATCGCCGGCATCTATTACTACCTGCCGCTGTTCACCGGCCGCATGCCTTCCATGCAGCTCGGGCGCTGGGGGTTCTGGCTCACCTTTATCGGTTTCAATGTCACCTTCCTGGTGATGCATTTCACCGGCCTGATGGGGATGCCGCGTCGCGTCTATACCTATGAAGCAGGCCTGGGCTGGGATCTGCCCAACCTGATCTCGTCCATCGGCGGCTTCATCATGACTGCCGGGGTCGCCATGGTCCTGCTGGACCTGGTGCTGCACGGCCGCTTCGGGCGCAAGGCGCCTGCCAACCCCTGGCGGGGCGACACGCTGGAGTGGTCCCTGCCGTTGCCGCCACCAAACTGGAATTTCGATACCCTGCCCACCGTCACCAGCCGCCACCCGCTGCCGGTATTCTCGTCAGCGGAACCCGCCCCGGTCGATAACGGCAAGATATGGCTGCCGGACATGACCCATGGACGTCGCGAAACACTGGGTTGCGATCCGGTATCCGGCAAGCCCCTCTACACCGTACATTTGCCGAGCAATTCCTGGTGGCCCTTTGTCTGTGCCCTGAGCCTGGCCGCGCTATGTGTCTTGCTGCTGGTGCGCGCCTATCCGCTGGCGGCCATCAGCGCGGTGGTCAGCGTGACCTTGCTCAGCGCCTGGTCCTGGTACAACGGCCCGAGCAAAGCACATGCCCTGGGCAACACCGATCCCGATCAGCCACCGCTGCATTTTCGCGGGCTCGACAGCCCCGGCCTGTGGGGGGTGAACAGCAGCCTGCTGGCCAGCGGCTCGCTGTTCATGTCGATGTTGTTTGGCTGGTTTTATCTGTGGACGGTGGCCCCCCTGTGGCAATTTCCGGCGCAGACGCCGCTGCACTGGCCCCTGCTGCTGGGCGTCGCCCTGCTGTGTTCCGCGGCCTCATGGCGCTACCGGCACCTGATGACGCCGCCCGCCCACGGGCTGACACGACAGCTTCTGTTGATCGCCGGTGCGGGCGTGCTGGCGTTGGCCCTGCTGATCAGCCAGTTGCTGCTGGCCCCACTTGCGGTGCGCGAGCAGGCCCACGATGCCGTATTGCTGGTCATGCTACTGTACTTGCTGATGCATGTGGGCGTTGCGCTGTTGGCCACCCTGTTACAGGCCCGCCGGGCAGCCCTGGGCCTGGTCAGTGCAGCCGTCCCCTATGAACTGCCGATCGTGCGCCAGTTGTGGCGCTACGCGCAGCTGGTCGCCTGGGCGCTGCTGCTGGTACTGATTGCCTTTCCTCTGAGCTGGGGTGTCTATTGA
- the pyrC gene encoding dihydroorotase, producing the protein MTDTLTLTRPDDWHLHFRDGGMLHETVPATAMTFRRAIVMPNLTPPVVRTADARAYRERILAAVPAGVDFEPLMVLYLTGATTAEDIAEAAASGIVHGCKLYPAGATTNSDSGVRDPSQIMHLYEAMEKYGLPLQVHGEVTESHIDIFDREKLFIDRYLLDIRRRFPALKIIFEHVTTREGVQFVQDHDTLTAATVTPQHLMMNRNDLLAGGIRPHNYCLPVLKRREHQESIQAAVLSGDPRFFLGTDSAPHARNKKEAACGCAGCYSAPAALPLYATFFEEHGKLDKLEGFASHYGPDFYGLPRNADTLTLERSEWTVPQHIEADGTTLVPWQAGVILPWRLAH; encoded by the coding sequence ATGACCGATACCCTGACACTGACTCGCCCGGACGACTGGCATCTGCATTTCCGTGATGGCGGCATGCTCCACGAGACGGTTCCGGCCACGGCCATGACCTTCCGCCGCGCCATCGTCATGCCCAATCTGACCCCGCCCGTGGTGCGCACGGCGGACGCCCGCGCCTACCGGGAGCGCATTCTTGCCGCCGTGCCCGCAGGCGTGGATTTCGAACCCCTGATGGTGCTGTACCTGACCGGGGCGACCACAGCCGAAGACATTGCCGAGGCAGCCGCCAGCGGCATCGTCCATGGCTGCAAGCTGTATCCGGCGGGGGCCACCACCAATTCCGATAGCGGCGTGCGCGATCCGTCACAGATCATGCACCTGTATGAGGCCATGGAAAAATACGGCCTGCCCCTGCAGGTGCATGGCGAGGTCACCGAATCGCATATCGATATCTTCGACCGGGAAAAGCTGTTTATCGACCGCTACCTGCTGGATATCCGGCGCCGGTTCCCGGCGCTGAAGATCATCTTCGAGCATGTCACCACCCGCGAAGGCGTGCAGTTCGTGCAGGATCACGACACCCTGACGGCCGCTACGGTCACACCGCAACATCTGATGATGAATCGCAATGATCTGCTGGCAGGCGGGATACGCCCGCACAATTATTGCCTGCCGGTACTGAAGCGGCGCGAACATCAGGAAAGCATTCAGGCTGCCGTTCTCAGTGGCGACCCGCGCTTTTTCCTGGGCACTGATTCAGCGCCCCATGCGCGCAACAAAAAGGAAGCCGCCTGCGGCTGCGCCGGCTGCTACTCAGCGCCCGCCGCCCTGCCGCTGTACGCCACCTTCTTCGAGGAGCACGGCAAGCTGGACAAGCTGGAAGGGTTCGCCAGCCACTACGGGCCGGACTTCTATGGCCTGCCGCGCAATGCCGATACCCTGACACTGGAACGCAGTGAGTGGACGGTGCCGCAGCATATCGAAGCCGACGGCACCACATTGGTCCCGTGGCAGGCTGGCGTCATCCTGCCATGGCGGCTGGCCCACTGA
- the coxB gene encoding cytochrome c oxidase subunit II yields MTPSASRQARLPCLLVLAGSLTACGGDQSALAPAGSAARDVALLWWWMLGVSAVVLLAVCGLWLWAQFRTPPPTDQDTEQRIARRWLIGGGLALPLVAITVLLAFGIPIGHRMLPLPLTEAPMKIEVTGHQWWWEVHYPDTGITLEDHIIMPAGRPVDFHLESADVIHSFWVPRLGGKIDMIPGRTNVLRLQADAPGRFRGQCAEFCGLRHAHMVLTVEALAEDDWQAWLADQQEAGE; encoded by the coding sequence ATGACACCGTCGGCATCAAGGCAGGCCCGCCTGCCGTGCTTGCTGGTGTTGGCAGGCAGCTTGACGGCCTGCGGCGGCGATCAGTCCGCCCTGGCACCGGCGGGCAGCGCCGCCCGCGATGTCGCGCTGCTGTGGTGGTGGATGCTGGGCGTGTCCGCTGTGGTGCTGCTGGCGGTATGCGGCCTGTGGCTGTGGGCGCAGTTCCGCACGCCGCCACCAACGGATCAGGATACCGAGCAGCGCATTGCCCGTCGCTGGCTGATCGGCGGCGGCCTGGCGTTGCCCCTTGTCGCCATCACCGTGCTACTGGCCTTCGGCATTCCCATCGGCCATCGCATGCTGCCCCTGCCGCTGACCGAAGCGCCAATGAAGATCGAGGTCACTGGCCACCAATGGTGGTGGGAAGTGCATTACCCGGACACCGGCATCACGCTGGAAGACCATATCATCATGCCCGCCGGGCGGCCGGTGGACTTTCATCTGGAAAGCGCTGACGTCATCCATTCGTTCTGGGTGCCACGCCTTGGCGGCAAGATCGACATGATTCCCGGGCGCACCAATGTGTTGCGCCTGCAGGCCGATGCCCCCGGGCGCTTTCGTGGCCAGTGCGCCGAGTTCTGCGGCCTGCGCCACGCCCATATGGTACTGACCGTGGAGGCGCTGGCAGAAGACGACTGGCAGGCCTGGCTGGCCGATCAGCAGGAGGCCGGGGAATGA
- a CDS encoding DUF3096 domain-containing protein, producing the protein MNVNIDPALLTALLSLVAGVLILVMPRLLNYIVALYLIIIGVAGILTYL; encoded by the coding sequence ATGAACGTGAATATCGACCCCGCACTGCTGACGGCGTTGCTGTCCCTGGTGGCCGGTGTACTGATACTGGTAATGCCGCGCCTGCTCAATTACATCGTCGCGCTGTACCTGATCATCATTGGTGTGGCCGGTATCCTGACTTACCTGTAG
- a CDS encoding CopD family protein, whose protein sequence is MPWIKILHIATLSLWCGALLYLPALIHSCGRVCQTGDATSPVLPRALPRSVYTLFATPVALLAIISGSLLFTGVVDPQADSPALPLWLLAKLLLVAGMVVCHALNGWLIQRHEAGDLRAMALLCHALMAVSALLIVGVLWLVLATPL, encoded by the coding sequence ATGCCCTGGATCAAGATCCTGCACATCGCCACCCTGTCACTCTGGTGCGGCGCGCTGCTGTACCTGCCTGCGCTCATTCACAGTTGCGGGCGGGTTTGCCAGACCGGTGACGCCACCTCCCCGGTGCTGCCCCGCGCCCTGCCGCGCAGCGTTTATACCCTGTTTGCCACGCCCGTGGCCCTGCTGGCCATCATCTCCGGCTCGCTGCTGTTTACCGGTGTGGTCGATCCGCAAGCCGACTCTCCTGCGCTGCCGCTGTGGTTGCTGGCCAAGTTGCTACTGGTGGCGGGCATGGTCGTCTGCCATGCGCTCAACGGTTGGCTGATCCAGCGCCATGAAGCAGGTGACCTTCGCGCCATGGCCCTGCTCTGCCATGCCCTCATGGCCGTCAGCGCACTGCTCATTGTCGGCGTTCTGTGGCTGGTCCTGGCGACGCCGCTATGA
- a CDS encoding PQQ-dependent sugar dehydrogenase, producing MIARIHQSIRHLAWLGGVLLLSAPAQAADYHVETVADGLAHPWSLAFLPDGRLLVTERAGHLRLIEADGSLREAPVSGVPEAFVSGQAGLKDVVLAPDFEDSRELFISYACGTRRANGTCLARGRWQDDSFAEVEVIFRASPNKTGDAHYGARLAFLPDDTLVLTLGDGFDYREAAQEPGSHIGKTVRLHRDGSVPDDNPFVGHEGVLPEIYTLGHRNPQAIVYDAEGDRLLAHEHGPRGGDEINLLEPGKNYGWPLVTHGKDYTGARITPFESLPGFEPPLLDWTPSIAPAGMTLYRGELFPDWDGQLLVAALAGKRVHRVVLENGAARDVEQLFGELNERFRDVRTGPDGAVYLLTDSPQGRVLRVVPAAER from the coding sequence ATGATTGCCCGTATTCATCAGAGTATTCGCCATCTGGCCTGGCTGGGTGGCGTGCTGTTGCTGAGCGCCCCGGCTCAGGCCGCTGACTATCATGTCGAGACAGTGGCCGACGGCCTGGCACATCCCTGGTCGCTGGCGTTCCTGCCGGATGGCCGCCTCCTGGTGACGGAGCGGGCTGGCCATCTGCGTCTGATCGAGGCTGACGGCAGCTTGCGCGAGGCGCCGGTGAGCGGTGTGCCCGAGGCCTTTGTCAGTGGCCAGGCCGGGTTGAAAGATGTCGTGCTGGCGCCCGACTTCGAGGACAGCCGCGAGCTGTTCATCAGTTACGCCTGTGGTACCCGGCGGGCCAATGGCACCTGTCTGGCCCGTGGTCGCTGGCAGGACGACAGCTTCGCAGAGGTCGAGGTGATTTTCCGTGCCTCGCCGAACAAGACTGGCGACGCGCATTATGGCGCCCGGCTGGCGTTCCTGCCGGACGATACGCTGGTGCTGACCCTGGGCGACGGCTTTGACTACCGCGAGGCGGCTCAGGAGCCCGGCAGTCATATCGGCAAGACCGTGCGCCTGCACCGCGATGGCAGCGTGCCGGACGATAACCCCTTCGTCGGCCATGAAGGCGTGCTGCCGGAGATCTACACCCTGGGCCACCGGAACCCCCAGGCGATTGTCTACGATGCCGAGGGCGATCGTTTGCTGGCCCACGAGCATGGCCCGCGGGGTGGTGACGAAATCAACCTGCTGGAGCCGGGCAAGAACTACGGCTGGCCGCTGGTCACCCATGGCAAGGATTACACCGGGGCACGCATCACGCCGTTCGAGAGCTTGCCGGGTTTCGAGCCGCCGCTGCTGGACTGGACGCCGTCCATTGCGCCTGCGGGCATGACGCTGTATCGCGGTGAGCTGTTCCCGGATTGGGACGGCCAACTGCTGGTCGCCGCCCTGGCCGGCAAGCGCGTGCACCGGGTGGTGCTGGAGAACGGTGCCGCCCGGGATGTCGAGCAACTGTTTGGTGAGCTGAACGAGCGTTTCCGTGATGTGCGTACTGGCCCGGACGGGGCTGTGTATTTGCTGACGGACAGCCCGCAGGGGCGTGTGTTGCGGGTGGTGCCGGCAGCGGAGCGCTAG
- a CDS encoding OmpH family outer membrane protein encodes MPHRKEYIQRLHAKLDEWDRELDQLEEKARGARDDVQRKWAERRPELEQVLRDLEHRVRQAHESVEENWEDTRQKLEQGWQRLSQELKVVTERLFPGN; translated from the coding sequence ATGCCACACCGGAAAGAGTATATCCAGCGCCTGCATGCGAAACTGGATGAGTGGGACCGAGAGCTGGACCAGCTGGAGGAAAAAGCGCGCGGGGCGCGAGACGACGTCCAGCGCAAGTGGGCAGAACGCCGCCCGGAGCTCGAACAGGTCCTGCGTGACCTTGAACATCGTGTGCGTCAGGCACACGAGAGCGTGGAAGAAAACTGGGAAGACACCCGGCAGAAGCTGGAGCAAGGCTGGCAGCGCCTGTCACAGGAGCTGAAAGTCGTGACCGAGCGCCTGTTTCCCGGGAACTGA
- a CDS encoding universal stress protein, translated as MSKTYSLRTIRVATDFSDYADRAALRGARLAALHGVPGELVHVLDGPGVRRVRALLPVIATLEKNLGEAAEKALAASVEQVEAATGQALTPKLMEGNVMDAMLKGADAGTLVVVGGQGEHAWQDKMLGTTAERIVRQNTAPTLAVHRVPEGDYQRVLVPVDLSRASAPALRMAAAIAPGAHISLLFAYTPIPAAFGSYPVITEHDLSRAKGELDARTTAALEKLRDECGLSADQVDIISAHDYPARMILDRIKRDNADLVVMGKHGDNRVAEWLIGSVTARVLSHADCDVLVVPGSD; from the coding sequence ATGAGCAAGACCTATTCGCTGCGCACTATCCGTGTGGCCACTGACTTTTCCGACTACGCCGATCGTGCCGCGCTACGCGGCGCCCGGCTGGCCGCCCTGCATGGTGTGCCAGGGGAGTTGGTGCACGTACTGGATGGCCCCGGGGTGCGCCGGGTCCGGGCCTTGCTGCCGGTGATCGCTACCCTGGAGAAGAACCTGGGCGAAGCCGCCGAGAAAGCGCTTGCCGCCAGTGTTGAGCAGGTCGAGGCGGCCACAGGGCAGGCCCTGACGCCGAAGCTGATGGAAGGCAACGTGATGGATGCCATGCTCAAGGGGGCCGATGCAGGCACGCTGGTGGTGGTCGGTGGCCAGGGCGAGCATGCCTGGCAGGACAAGATGCTGGGGACTACCGCCGAGCGCATTGTGCGCCAGAATACGGCGCCGACACTGGCCGTACACCGGGTGCCCGAGGGGGATTACCAGCGTGTTCTGGTGCCGGTGGATCTGTCGCGGGCCTCGGCGCCGGCCTTGCGCATGGCCGCTGCCATCGCGCCCGGGGCGCACATCAGCCTGTTGTTTGCCTACACGCCGATTCCGGCAGCGTTCGGCAGCTATCCTGTGATTACCGAACACGATCTGAGTCGCGCCAAGGGGGAGCTGGACGCGCGCACCACCGCAGCGCTGGAAAAATTGCGTGATGAGTGTGGGCTGAGCGCCGACCAGGTGGACATCATCAGTGCGCACGATTACCCGGCACGCATGATCCTGGACCGTATCAAGCGCGACAACGCCGATCTGGTCGTGATGGGCAAGCATGGTGACAACCGTGTGGCCGAGTGGCTGATCGGCAGCGTCACGGCGCGGGTGTTGAGCCATGCCGATTGTGATGTGCTGGTGGTGCCCGGTAGCGACTGA
- a CDS encoding DUF2231 domain-containing protein, with the protein MPASPADDTPKTIPSRAAIAGHPLHPMMVHFPVAALIGVLGADIGWFLTGDLFWARMGLWLAGVGAVGGWLASIAGLVDLLTVGAIRRLITGWQHAILAVMMLSVASLNWLLRLAWGEVVILPWGMLLGWLTAGLIAMAAFLGGRLVYEKAVGVEVDS; encoded by the coding sequence ATGCCTGCCTCGCCTGCCGACGATACCCCGAAAACCATTCCCAGCCGGGCGGCCATCGCCGGGCACCCGCTGCATCCGATGATGGTGCATTTTCCCGTCGCCGCCCTGATCGGCGTGCTCGGCGCCGACATCGGCTGGTTTCTGACCGGCGACCTGTTCTGGGCGCGAATGGGGCTGTGGCTGGCGGGCGTCGGCGCCGTGGGGGGCTGGCTGGCCAGCATCGCGGGTCTGGTGGATCTGCTGACCGTGGGCGCCATTCGTCGCCTGATTACCGGCTGGCAGCACGCCATCCTGGCTGTGATGATGTTGTCGGTGGCCTCCCTGAACTGGCTGTTGCGTCTGGCCTGGGGCGAGGTGGTGATCTTGCCCTGGGGCATGCTTCTGGGCTGGCTCACCGCAGGTCTGATTGCCATGGCGGCCTTCCTGGGCGGGCGCCTGGTGTACGAGAAAGCCGTGGGGGTTGAGGTGGATTCCTGA
- the nhaD gene encoding sodium:proton antiporter NhaD: MPKHVGLCLSAVLLFCLSLPAAASSGMLDLTRSGPGYFALIIFILAYMLVMGEEKLHLRKSKPVLVAAGIIWVTIGIVYARAGIADVTESAFRHTLLEFAELMLFLLVAMTYINALEERRLFDALRAWMVRKGFSYRTLFWLTGLLSFVISPIADNLTTALLMCAVVVKVAEGDSRFINLCCVNIVVAANAGGAFSPFGDITTLMVWQAGMVKFYEFFALLVPALVNYLIPAIVMSLFVANRKPDTVYEAVELKRGAFRILALFLLTVATAVACHSLLHLPPVLGMMTGLGYLQFFGYFLRRTLPGSLARKRSLAEQRGDEEALKRLGGVVPFDVFNRVARAEWDTLLFFYGVVMCVGGLGYMGYLALLSDTLYSNWDATYANILLGVLSAVIDNIPVMFAVLTMAPDMSHGHWLLITLTAGVGGSLLSIGSAAGVALMGQARGHYTFMGHLRWTPVIFLGYVASVLAHLWLNAGSFALFGG, encoded by the coding sequence ATGCCCAAGCATGTCGGGTTGTGTCTTTCAGCAGTTCTGTTGTTCTGTCTCTCCCTGCCCGCTGCGGCGTCGTCGGGGATGCTTGATCTGACCCGGTCCGGGCCGGGTTACTTCGCCCTGATCATCTTCATCCTCGCCTACATGCTGGTGATGGGTGAAGAGAAGCTGCATCTGCGCAAGTCCAAGCCGGTGCTGGTGGCTGCCGGTATCATCTGGGTGACCATCGGTATCGTTTATGCCCGCGCCGGCATTGCTGATGTGACCGAGAGCGCCTTCCGCCATACGTTGCTGGAATTTGCCGAGCTGATGCTGTTTCTGCTGGTGGCGATGACCTATATCAACGCCCTGGAAGAACGTCGTCTGTTCGATGCCTTGCGTGCCTGGATGGTGCGCAAGGGATTCAGTTACCGGACCCTGTTCTGGCTGACCGGCCTGCTGTCATTCGTGATCTCACCCATTGCCGATAACCTGACGACAGCGCTGCTGATGTGCGCGGTGGTGGTCAAGGTGGCAGAAGGCGACAGCCGCTTCATCAATCTGTGCTGCGTCAATATCGTGGTGGCGGCCAATGCTGGCGGCGCCTTCAGTCCGTTCGGTGACATCACTACGCTGATGGTGTGGCAGGCGGGCATGGTGAAGTTCTACGAGTTCTTTGCTCTGCTGGTGCCGGCCCTGGTGAACTACCTGATACCGGCCATCGTGATGAGCCTGTTCGTGGCCAACCGCAAGCCGGATACGGTCTACGAAGCGGTTGAACTCAAGCGTGGCGCTTTCCGTATTCTGGCGCTGTTCCTGCTGACCGTGGCCACGGCGGTGGCCTGCCACAGCCTGCTGCACCTGCCGCCGGTGCTGGGCATGATGACCGGACTCGGCTATCTGCAGTTCTTTGGCTACTTCCTGCGTCGTACCTTGCCGGGCTCGCTGGCGCGCAAGCGCTCGCTGGCGGAGCAGCGCGGCGACGAAGAGGCCCTCAAGCGGCTGGGGGGTGTGGTGCCGTTCGATGTGTTCAACCGGGTGGCACGCGCCGAGTGGGATACGTTGCTGTTTTTCTATGGCGTCGTGATGTGTGTTGGCGGGCTGGGTTACATGGGCTATCTGGCGCTGCTGTCTGACACGCTTTACAGCAACTGGGATGCGACCTACGCCAATATTCTTCTGGGTGTCCTGTCTGCGGTCATTGATAACATTCCGGTGATGTTTGCCGTGCTCACCATGGCGCCGGACATGTCCCACGGGCACTGGTTGCTCATCACGCTGACGGCCGGGGTGGGCGGCAGCCTGCTGTCCATCGGTTCCGCTGCCGGTGTGGCGCTGATGGGGCAGGCCCGTGGCCACTATACCTTCATGGGGCACCTGCGCTGGACGCCGGTGATCTTCCTCGGCTACGTCGCCAGTGTGCTCGCCCATCTCTGGCTCAACGCCGGGAGTTTCGCCCTGTTCGGAGGCTGA